One segment of Purpureocillium takamizusanense chromosome 7, complete sequence DNA contains the following:
- the CBF1 gene encoding basic helix-loop-helix protein (BUSCO:EOG09263P17~COG:K~EggNog:ENOG503P143) encodes MSEPVVADQPDLSSLTGSPGQKRKREEESPDAQRAKRAAPPASMSADTAAFIENAIEATHAASTGGVNVADFNALQQAAAADHTETSDPSNATSTAQAALGMYPTLHVPPSTEEQFAAQTGAEGDHGHDGSFNPDVPPDGLLDSSNVAANQQPGPPSNGVQPQGHRYSTSSASGNPKPSVGSEEWHKMRKDNHKEVERRRRETINEGINELAKIVPGCEKNKGSILQRAVSFIQQLKENEQQNIEKWTLEKLLTEQAITELSASNDKLKQECERLYRELETWKRVAQNAGLEPPQPKEEPAAGAASS; translated from the exons ATGTCTGAACCGGTAGTTGCGGATCAGCCCGACCTGTCGAGCCTCACCGGTTCCCCGGGACAGAAGCGTaagagagaggaggagagccCTGACGCGCAGCGGGCGAAGCGAGCCGCGCCCCCAGCGTCCATGTCAgccgacacggccgccttCATCGAGAATGCCATCGAGGCCACGCACGCGGCgagcacgggcggcgtcaaTGTCGCCGACTTCAACGCCCTCCAgcaggccgctgcggccgATCACACGGAAACGTCGGATCCCTCCAACGCGACGAGCACAGCTCAGGCCGCCCTGGGCATGTATCCCACATTGCACGTGCCTCCGTCTACGGAAGAGCAGTTTGCCGCgcagacgggcgccgagggggaccacggccatgatggctCGTTCAACCCAGACGTGCCACCggacggcctgctcgacaGTTCCAACGTGGCGGCGAACCAGCAGCCGGGTCCCCCCTCGAATGGTGTTCAGCCCCAAGGACACAGGTACTCGACGTCGTCAGCATCGGGGAATCCGAAACCGAGCGTCGGATCGGAGGAGTGGCATAAGATGCGCAAGGACAACCACAAGGAAG TGGaacgtcggcgccgcgaaACGATCAACGAAGGCATTAACGAACTGGCTAAGATCGTGCCGGGGTGCGAGAAGAACAAGGGATCAATCTTGCAGAGAGCCGTGAGCTTCATCCAGCAACTTAAGGAGAACGAGCAACAGAACATTGAGAAGTGGACCCTGGAGAAGCTCTTGACGGAGCAGGCCATTACGGAGCTCAGCGCGTCCAACGACAAACTCAAGCAGGAGTGCGAGAGGCTGTACCGAGAGCTCGAGACGTGGAAGAGGGTCGCGCAGAATGCGGGTCTCGAGCCGCCGCAACCAAAGGAGGagccggccgcgggcgcagcgTCAAGCTAG
- the FYV10 gene encoding GID complex subunit containing RING finger motif (EggNog:ENOG503NUTP~COG:S~BUSCO:EOG09261O7R) — protein sequence MADHELSKIRHSEHLLLDQPLLRLPNELLRKNFRSAHFTIEKDTTALKALLKESATAAVSGRASQQDVLRNLDAMLSRMRGVKRKLTAYAEEESRLHLQAAARITHLDELYAIDAVEDVKYEAWSRKRLDRLLADYLLRHGFNQTASDLAAEKGLSNLVDVDTFVSMSHICESLLNGSVTEALAWCTENKKELRKMESKLEFMLRLQQYIELLRTESQPKLMEAIAHAKKYLIPYSSIYPKDVKRACGLLAFPPSSASPAYVDSYDASRWADLADLFTQAHSNLLSLPAVPLLHIALSSGLSALKTPACHSSAAHQGGGGEGASMLGHGVCPICSTELNELARNVPYAHHTKSHVEYDLRLLPNGKVYGRQRLEDHAKKAGLSENQVKDPRTGEVYSTDDLKKVYIT from the exons atggccgaccaCGAGCTGTCCAAGATTCGGCATAGCGAgcacctgctgctg GACCagccgctcctccgcctccccaaCGAACTGCTCCGCAAGAACTTCCGCTCCGCCCACTTCACCATCGAAAAGGACACGACGGCCCtcaaggcgctgctcaaggagtcggccacggccgccgtctcgggCCGCGCCTCCCAGCAGGACGTGCTCAGgaacctcgacgccatgctCTCCCGCATGCGCGGCGTCAAGCGCAAGCTGACGGCctacgccgaggaggagtcCCGCCTGCAcctccaggccgccgcccgcatcacccacctcgacgagctctacgccatcgacgccgtcgaggacgtcaagTACGAGGCCTGGAGCCGCAagcgcctcgaccgcctcctcgccgactaCCTCCTGCGCCATGGCTTCAACCAGACGGCCAGcgacctggccgccgagaaggGCCTCAgcaacctcgtcgacgtcgacaccTTTGTCAGCATGAGCCACATCTGCGAGTCCCTGCTCAACGGGAGCGTCACCGAGGCCCTGGCCTGGTGCACCGAGAACAAGAAGGAGCTGCGTAAAATGGAG AGCAAACTCGAATTCatgctgcggctgcagcaATACATTGAGCTCCTCCGCACCGAGTCGCAACCCAAGCTCATGGAGGCTATCGCGCACGCCAAAAAGTACCTCATCCCGTACTCATCAATATACCCCAAGGACGTGAAGCGCGCCTGCGGCCTGCTCGCCTtcccgccctcgtccgcgtccCCCGCCTACGTCGACTCCTACGACGCCTCCCGATgggccgacctcgccgacctcttcACCCAGGCCCACAGCAACCTCctctcgctgcccgccgtgcccctcctccacatCGCCCTGTCGTCGGGCCTCTCGGCGCTCAAGACGCCCGCCTGCCACTCGTCGGCCGCccaccagggcggcggcggcgagggcgcctccatgcttggccacggcgtctGCCCCATCTGCTCCACCGAGCTCAACGAGCTGGCGCGCAACGTGCCCTACGCCCACCACACCAAGAGCCACGTAGAATACGATCTCAGGCTTCTCCCCAACGGCAAGGTGTACGGCCGCCAGCGGCTCGAGGACCACGCCAAGAAGGCCGGCCTGTCGGAGAACCAGGTCAAGGACCCCCGCACCGGTGAGGTCTACTCCACCGACGACCTCAAGAAGGTGTACATTACATGA